A window from Citrus sinensis cultivar Valencia sweet orange chromosome 3, DVS_A1.0, whole genome shotgun sequence encodes these proteins:
- the LOC102607061 gene encoding disease resistance protein RPV1-like isoform X3 — protein MASSSSLSSSFTAKSKYDVFLSFLGKDTGIGIRDHLAAALRRKQIELFIDDEQEPQKGDEISPAVSKAIETSAVSIIIFSENYAYSTWCLDELVRILDCKKRNGQTVVPVFYKVSPPAVRKQRLSFGEAFVHHESNFSDKVQVQKWRDSLTQASNISGFYASRSFRNDAELVEKIAEDISKKLKDMADPPNFPSSMASSSCLSSSFTAKCKYDVFLSFGGEETRTGIGSHLAAALRRKQIELFIDDEKEANKGDEISPAVSDAIETSLILIVIFSKDYASSKWCLDELVKILDCLIKNTGQIVVPVFYRIDSSDVHKQKGSFRKAFVHHERNFPDKVQKWREALTKASSISEFFVVDPRNEAGDVEKIAQDISKKVEEMSDSPDLSGFVGLNLQIEKIKSLLCLELGDVRIVGIWGMGGIGKTTIASVIFHQISGDFQGKCFMKNVGEESSKMGVIHVRDEVISQVMGENIKIGTPTITPNIKKRLQQRKVLIVLDDVDDNSKSFAVCLDLFSPGSRIIITTRDKRLLYKRGVQSVCEVKGLKHNSALELFCRKAFRQNNRSPDLLELSEEVAHYANGNPLALQVLGSSLYQKSKEQWKDKLHKLKLITDPNIYKVLKISYDGLNWEEKEIFLDVACFFKGEDVDFVTRVQDDPTSMRNGLNILVEKSLITISDNRLQMHDMLQEIGKTIIRQESFKEPGKRSKLWDHKDVYQVLKKNKGTDAIEGIFFDLSKINYLHLSPHAFANMSSLTLLKFYMPECNGVPVMSSKLHLDQDLEYLSKKLRYLHWHEYPLKTLPFSFKPKCLIELNLPYSKVEQIWIGEKKAFKLKFINLYNTRYLTKLPEFSEIPNLERINLSGSNLERLPATIKQFSQLRYLYLRNCNMLQSLPELPLFLSHLDASNCKRLESLPEISPCLEELDISILEKLSKTTFPMKHDCSLMQFEFQNCSELNEDKILADSELRIQRMAIASLRLFYEKEQLYCPSILLPGSEIPKCWDSFYISCGIHIKMNKHEDFSFSCSLASIRDAIDSDHVILGFSPLRIGGFPVGGGNHNTTVVVDFFPAKVKCCGVSPVYADPNKTEPKTFTLKFAAEIGKLDDKARKIESK, from the exons ATggcttcatcttcttctttatcttcTAGCTTTACTGCTAAAAGCAAGTATGATGTCTTCCTCAGTTTCCTAGGCAAGGATACTGGTATTGGCATTAGGGACCATCTAGCCGCAGCTTTGCGTCGTAAACAAATAGAATTGTTCATTGATGATGAACAAGAACCTCAGAAAGGAGATGAGATTTCGCCTGCCGTTTCGAAGGCAATCGAAACATCAGCTGTTTCCATAATTATCTTCTCAGAAAACTATGCTTATTCAACATGGTGCCTCGATGAACTTGTCAGGATTCTTGATTGCAAGAAACGGAATGGCCAAACCGTGGTGCCGGTTTTCTACAAAGTATCTCCGCCTGCTGTGCGAAAACAGAGGTTGAGTTTCGGAGAAGCTTTTGTTCACCATGAAAGCAACTTTTCGGATAAGGTCCAGGTTCAGAAATGGAGGGATTCATTGACCCAAGCTTCAAATATATCTGGATTTTATGCTTCCAGGTCATTCAG GAATGATGCGGAACTTGTGGAAAAGATTGCTGAAGATATTTCTAAGAAATTGAAAGACATGGCAGACCCCCCTAATTTTCCTTCGTCCATGGCTTCATCTTCTTGTTTATCTTCTAGCTTTACTGCTAAATGCAAGTATGATGTGTTCCTCAGTTTTGGAGGGGAGGAAACTCGTACTGGCATTGGGAGCCATCTAGCTGCAGCTTTACGTCGTAAACAAATAGAATTGTTCATTGATGATGAAAAGGAAGCTAATAAAGGGGATGAGATTTCGCCTGCTGTTTCGGATGCAATCGAAACATCATTAATTTTGATAGTTATCTTCTCAAAAGACTATGCTTCTTCCAAATGGTGCCTCGATGAGCTTGTCAAGATTCTTGATTGCTTGATAAAGAATACTGGCCAAATTGTGGTACCAGTTTTCTACCGAATAGATTCATCTGACGTGCACAAACAGAAGGGCAGTTTTAGAAAAGCTTTTGTCCACCATGAAAGGAACTTCCCAGATAAGGTTCAGAAATGGAGAGAGGCACTGACCAAGGCATCAAGTATTTCTGAATTTTTTGTCGTGGATCCCAG GAATGAGGCGGGAGATGTGGAAAAGATTGCTCAAGATATTTCCAAGAAAGTGGAAGAAATGTCAGATTCACCTGATTTAAGTGGCTTCGTTGGATTAAATTTGCAAATCGAGAAAATTAAATCACTTCTATGTCTCGAATTGGGTGATGTTCGAATTGTAGGAATTTGGGGCATGGGTGGAATCGGTAAAACAACCATTGCTAGTGTTATTTTCCACCAAATTTCTGGGGATTTTCAAGGCAAGTGCTTCATGAAAAACGTCGGAGAAGAATCAAGCAAAATGGGAGTAATACATGTTCGAGATGAGGTTATTTCTCAAGTAATGGgagaaaatatcaaaataggaACTCCCACTATAACCCCAAATATCAAGAAAAGGCTCCAACAGAGGAAAGTGCTGATCGTTCTTGATGATGTCGATGATAACTCTAAAAGTTTTGCTGTATGTTTAGATCTATTTAGCCCTGGAAGTAGAATCATTATAACTACTAGAGATAAACGGCTACTTTATAAACGTGGAGTACAAAGCGTATGTGAGGTTAAGGGGTTGAAACACAATTCTGCACTTGAGCTCTTTTGTAGAAAAGCCTTTAGACAAAACAATCGCTCTCCTGATCTCCTGGAGCTCTCAGAGGAGGTAGCGCATTATGCCAATGGCAATCCATTAGCTCTTCAAGTTTTGGGTTCTTCTCTTTATCAAAAGAGCAAAGAACAGTGGAAAGATAAATTGCATAAGTTGAAATTGATTACTGATCCCAATATTTATAAGGTGTTGAAAATCAGTTATGATGGACTAAATTGGGAAGAGAAGGAAATATTTCTTGATGTCGCATGTTTCTTCAAAGGAGAAGATGTAGACTTTGTGACAAGGGTACAAGATGATCCTACATCAATGCGAAATGGACTGAACATTCTTGTTGAGAAGTCACTCATTACAATTTCTGACAACCGGCTGCAAATGCATGATATGTTGCAAGAAATAGGTAAGACAATTATTCGTCAAGAATCTTTCAAAGAACCAGGCAAACGTAGCAAATTATGGGATCACAAGGATGTCTATCAAGtgctaaagaaaaataag gGGACTGATGCAATTGAGGGCATATTCTTTGATTTGTCCAAAATAAACTACCTTCATCTAAGTCCTCACGCATTTGCAAATATGTCAAGTCTCACATTGCTTAAGTTCTATATGCCAGAGTGTAATGGTGTTCCAGTTATGAGCTCTAAATTACATCTTGACCAAGATCTTGAATATCTTTCCAAGAAATTGAGATATCTCCATTGGCATGAATATCCTTTGAAAACACtgccattttctttcaaacccaAGTGCCTAATTGAGCTCAACTTGCCTTACAGTAAAGTTGAACAAATCTGGATAGGAGAAAAG AAGGCTTTcaagttaaaatttatcaacctCTATAATACACGATATCTCACAAAGTTGCCAGAATTTTCAGAAATCCCAAATCTTGAGAGAATAAATCTAAGTGGAAGTAACTTGGAGAGGTTACCTGCAACCATCAAGCAATTTTCACAGCTGAGATATCTCTACTTGAGAAATTGCAATATGCTTCAGTCATTACCAGAGCTTCCATTGTTTCTAAGTCATTTAGATGCAAGTAATTGCAAGCGGCTCGAATCTTTGCCAGAGATTTCACCATGTCTAGAAGAACTAGATATATCCATACTCGAAAAGTTATCCAAAACTACATTTCCTATGAAGCATGATTGCTCTTTAATGCAGTTTGAATTTCAGAATTGCTCGGAACTAAATGAAGACAAGATTTTGGCAGATTCAGAGCTAAGAATTCAGCGTATGGCAATTGCATCATTGAGACTATTTTATGAAAAG gAACAACTCTATTGTCCCAGCATACTGTTACCTGGGAGCGAAATTCCTAAGTG TTGGGATTCTTTCTACATCAGCTGTGGAATCCacattaaaatgaataaacacGAAGATTTTTCTTTCAGTTGCTCTTTAGCTAGTATTCGCGACGCCATTGATTCAGATCATGTCATACTTGGATTTAGTCCCTTGAGGATAGGTGGGTTTCCTGTCGGTGGTGGTAATCACAACACAACTGTCGTGGTTGATTTCTTCCCTGCTAAGGTGAAATGTTGTGGGGTGAGTCCAGTATATGCAGATCCCAACAAGACCGAACCCAAAACTTTTACTCTAAAATTTGCTGCCGAAATTGGGAAATTGGATGATAAGgcaagaaaaattgaaagcaagtAA
- the LOC102618048 gene encoding uncharacterized protein LOC102618048, translating into MIFNNLIFQFHKKRKMEKTQSTLASSSSASFGTAMPSTSKPSATPITLSRENPKPNPNPNSNSIIQSQEDLPLSRATHLTRPELLRRRSHCLKQLSKCYKDHYWALMEELKSQYRRYYWEFGISPFQHQQPQKQFQENNDNNLIFEGSGENVSNKNKNINNPRCLFVGCKLKAMALTSFCHLHILSDSKQKLYKPCDYVIKSAVQGPITCGKPIIKSTSPALCSVHFQKAQKHVNRALKKAGLNVSSSSKLAPKFHVIVAEYIHQIQAKRRNALNKARSKVVVQEESAR; encoded by the exons ATGATATTTAacaatcttatttttcaatttcacaaAAAGCGAAAAATGGAGAAAACGCAGAGCACTttggcttcttcttcttcggcTTCTTTTGGGACCGCCATGCCTTCCACTTCAAAACCATCTGCAACACCAATCACTCTCTCTCGTGAAAACCCTAAACCCAACCCTAACCCTAACTCTAATTCAATCATACAGTCCCAGGAGGACTTACCACTCTCACGCGCCACTCACCTCACGCGCCCGGAGCTTCTCCGCCGCCGTTCCCACTGCCTGAAGCAGCTGTCCAAATGCTACAAAGACCACTACTGGGCTTTAATGGAAGAGCTCAAATCCCAGTACAGACGCTACTACTGGGAGTTCGGCATCAGCCCATTTCAACATCAGCAAccacaaaaacaatttcaagaaaataatgataataatttaatttttgaaggCAGTGGAGAGAATGTTAGtaataagaataagaatatTAACAACCCTAGGTGCTTGTTTGTTGGGTGTAAGCTGAAGGCCATGGCTTTGACCAGTTTTTGTCATCTTCATATCCTTTCTGATTCCAAGCAGAAGCTTTACAAGCCTTGCGATTATGTGATCAAAAG CGCTGTGCAAGGTCCCATAACATGTGGAAAGCCGATAATTAAATCCACTTCGCCTGCTCTCTGCTCGGTCCACTTCCAAAAGGCTCAGAAACATGTTAATAGGGCTTTGAAGAAAGCAGGGCTAAATGTTTCCTCTTCAAGTAAGCTTGCTCCCAAGTTCCATGTGATAGTGGCAGAGTACATTCATCAGATTCAAGCCAAAAGAAGAAATGCTCTAAACAAAGCTAGAAGCAAAGTTGTGGTTCAGGAAGAAAGTGCTAGATGA
- the LOC102607061 gene encoding disease resistance-like protein DSC1 isoform X1: MASSSSLSSSFTAKSKYDVFLSFLGKDTGIGIRDHLAAALRRKQIELFIDDEQEPQKGDEISPAVSKAIETSAVSIIIFSENYAYSTWCLDELVRILDCKKRNGQTVVPVFYKVSPPAVRKQRLSFGEAFVHHESNFSDKVQVQKWRDSLTQASNISGFYASRSFRNDAELVEKIAEDISKKLKDMADPPNFPSSMASSSCLSSSFTAKCKYDVFLSFGGEETRTGIGSHLAAALRRKQIELFIDDEKEANKGDEISPAVSDAIETSLILIVIFSKDYASSKWCLDELVKILDCLIKNTGQIVVPVFYRIDSSDVHKQKGSFRKAFVHHERNFPDKVQKWREALTKASSISEFFVVDPRNEAGDVEKIAQDISKKVEEMSDSPDLSGFVGLNLQIEKIKSLLCLELGDVRIVGIWGMGGIGKTTIASVIFHQISGDFQGKCFMKNVGEESSKMGVIHVRDEVISQVMGENIKIGTPTITPNIKKRLQQRKVLIVLDDVDDNSKSFAVCLDLFSPGSRIIITTRDKRLLYKRGVQSVCEVKGLKHNSALELFCRKAFRQNNRSPDLLELSEEVAHYANGNPLALQVLGSSLYQKSKEQWKDKLHKLKLITDPNIYKVLKISYDGLNWEEKEIFLDVACFFKGEDVDFVTRVQDDPTSMRNGLNILVEKSLITISDNRLQMHDMLQEIGKTIIRQESFKEPGKRSKLWDHKDVYQVLKKNKGTDAIEGIFFDLSKINYLHLSPHAFANMSSLTLLKFYMPECNGVPVMSSKLHLDQDLEYLSKKLRYLHWHEYPLKTLPFSFKPKCLIELNLPYSKVEQIWIGEKKAFKLKFINLYNTRYLTKLPEFSEIPNLERINLSGSNLERLPATIKQFSQLRYLYLRNCNMLQSLPELPLFLSHLDASNCKRLESLPEISPCLEELDISILEKLSKTTFPMKHDCSLMQFEFQNCSELNEDKILADSELRIQRMAIASLRLFYEKEQLYCPSILLPGSEIPKWFTCQDIGPLIALHLPEHCLINLIGVALCAVIDFKHLPPNSWDSFYISCGIHIKMNKHEDFSFSCSLASIRDAIDSDHVILGFSPLRIGGFPVGGGNHNTTVVVDFFPAKVKCCGVSPVYADPNKTEPKTFTLKFAAEIGKLDDKARKIESK; encoded by the exons ATggcttcatcttcttctttatcttcTAGCTTTACTGCTAAAAGCAAGTATGATGTCTTCCTCAGTTTCCTAGGCAAGGATACTGGTATTGGCATTAGGGACCATCTAGCCGCAGCTTTGCGTCGTAAACAAATAGAATTGTTCATTGATGATGAACAAGAACCTCAGAAAGGAGATGAGATTTCGCCTGCCGTTTCGAAGGCAATCGAAACATCAGCTGTTTCCATAATTATCTTCTCAGAAAACTATGCTTATTCAACATGGTGCCTCGATGAACTTGTCAGGATTCTTGATTGCAAGAAACGGAATGGCCAAACCGTGGTGCCGGTTTTCTACAAAGTATCTCCGCCTGCTGTGCGAAAACAGAGGTTGAGTTTCGGAGAAGCTTTTGTTCACCATGAAAGCAACTTTTCGGATAAGGTCCAGGTTCAGAAATGGAGGGATTCATTGACCCAAGCTTCAAATATATCTGGATTTTATGCTTCCAGGTCATTCAG GAATGATGCGGAACTTGTGGAAAAGATTGCTGAAGATATTTCTAAGAAATTGAAAGACATGGCAGACCCCCCTAATTTTCCTTCGTCCATGGCTTCATCTTCTTGTTTATCTTCTAGCTTTACTGCTAAATGCAAGTATGATGTGTTCCTCAGTTTTGGAGGGGAGGAAACTCGTACTGGCATTGGGAGCCATCTAGCTGCAGCTTTACGTCGTAAACAAATAGAATTGTTCATTGATGATGAAAAGGAAGCTAATAAAGGGGATGAGATTTCGCCTGCTGTTTCGGATGCAATCGAAACATCATTAATTTTGATAGTTATCTTCTCAAAAGACTATGCTTCTTCCAAATGGTGCCTCGATGAGCTTGTCAAGATTCTTGATTGCTTGATAAAGAATACTGGCCAAATTGTGGTACCAGTTTTCTACCGAATAGATTCATCTGACGTGCACAAACAGAAGGGCAGTTTTAGAAAAGCTTTTGTCCACCATGAAAGGAACTTCCCAGATAAGGTTCAGAAATGGAGAGAGGCACTGACCAAGGCATCAAGTATTTCTGAATTTTTTGTCGTGGATCCCAG GAATGAGGCGGGAGATGTGGAAAAGATTGCTCAAGATATTTCCAAGAAAGTGGAAGAAATGTCAGATTCACCTGATTTAAGTGGCTTCGTTGGATTAAATTTGCAAATCGAGAAAATTAAATCACTTCTATGTCTCGAATTGGGTGATGTTCGAATTGTAGGAATTTGGGGCATGGGTGGAATCGGTAAAACAACCATTGCTAGTGTTATTTTCCACCAAATTTCTGGGGATTTTCAAGGCAAGTGCTTCATGAAAAACGTCGGAGAAGAATCAAGCAAAATGGGAGTAATACATGTTCGAGATGAGGTTATTTCTCAAGTAATGGgagaaaatatcaaaataggaACTCCCACTATAACCCCAAATATCAAGAAAAGGCTCCAACAGAGGAAAGTGCTGATCGTTCTTGATGATGTCGATGATAACTCTAAAAGTTTTGCTGTATGTTTAGATCTATTTAGCCCTGGAAGTAGAATCATTATAACTACTAGAGATAAACGGCTACTTTATAAACGTGGAGTACAAAGCGTATGTGAGGTTAAGGGGTTGAAACACAATTCTGCACTTGAGCTCTTTTGTAGAAAAGCCTTTAGACAAAACAATCGCTCTCCTGATCTCCTGGAGCTCTCAGAGGAGGTAGCGCATTATGCCAATGGCAATCCATTAGCTCTTCAAGTTTTGGGTTCTTCTCTTTATCAAAAGAGCAAAGAACAGTGGAAAGATAAATTGCATAAGTTGAAATTGATTACTGATCCCAATATTTATAAGGTGTTGAAAATCAGTTATGATGGACTAAATTGGGAAGAGAAGGAAATATTTCTTGATGTCGCATGTTTCTTCAAAGGAGAAGATGTAGACTTTGTGACAAGGGTACAAGATGATCCTACATCAATGCGAAATGGACTGAACATTCTTGTTGAGAAGTCACTCATTACAATTTCTGACAACCGGCTGCAAATGCATGATATGTTGCAAGAAATAGGTAAGACAATTATTCGTCAAGAATCTTTCAAAGAACCAGGCAAACGTAGCAAATTATGGGATCACAAGGATGTCTATCAAGtgctaaagaaaaataag gGGACTGATGCAATTGAGGGCATATTCTTTGATTTGTCCAAAATAAACTACCTTCATCTAAGTCCTCACGCATTTGCAAATATGTCAAGTCTCACATTGCTTAAGTTCTATATGCCAGAGTGTAATGGTGTTCCAGTTATGAGCTCTAAATTACATCTTGACCAAGATCTTGAATATCTTTCCAAGAAATTGAGATATCTCCATTGGCATGAATATCCTTTGAAAACACtgccattttctttcaaacccaAGTGCCTAATTGAGCTCAACTTGCCTTACAGTAAAGTTGAACAAATCTGGATAGGAGAAAAG AAGGCTTTcaagttaaaatttatcaacctCTATAATACACGATATCTCACAAAGTTGCCAGAATTTTCAGAAATCCCAAATCTTGAGAGAATAAATCTAAGTGGAAGTAACTTGGAGAGGTTACCTGCAACCATCAAGCAATTTTCACAGCTGAGATATCTCTACTTGAGAAATTGCAATATGCTTCAGTCATTACCAGAGCTTCCATTGTTTCTAAGTCATTTAGATGCAAGTAATTGCAAGCGGCTCGAATCTTTGCCAGAGATTTCACCATGTCTAGAAGAACTAGATATATCCATACTCGAAAAGTTATCCAAAACTACATTTCCTATGAAGCATGATTGCTCTTTAATGCAGTTTGAATTTCAGAATTGCTCGGAACTAAATGAAGACAAGATTTTGGCAGATTCAGAGCTAAGAATTCAGCGTATGGCAATTGCATCATTGAGACTATTTTATGAAAAG gAACAACTCTATTGTCCCAGCATACTGTTACCTGGGAGCGAAATTCCTAAGTGGTTCACATGTCAAGATATTGGACCTTTAATAGCTCTTCACCTGCCAGAGCATTGTTTAATCAACTTAATTGGGGTTGCACTTTGTGCTGTTATTGATTTTAAGCATCTTCCTCCTAATAGTTGGGATTCTTTCTACATCAGCTGTGGAATCCacattaaaatgaataaacacGAAGATTTTTCTTTCAGTTGCTCTTTAGCTAGTATTCGCGACGCCATTGATTCAGATCATGTCATACTTGGATTTAGTCCCTTGAGGATAGGTGGGTTTCCTGTCGGTGGTGGTAATCACAACACAACTGTCGTGGTTGATTTCTTCCCTGCTAAGGTGAAATGTTGTGGGGTGAGTCCAGTATATGCAGATCCCAACAAGACCGAACCCAAAACTTTTACTCTAAAATTTGCTGCCGAAATTGGGAAATTGGATGATAAGgcaagaaaaattgaaagcaagtAA
- the LOC102607061 gene encoding disease resistance-like protein DSC1 isoform X2: protein MASSSSLSSSFTAKSKYDVFLSFLGKDTGIGIRDHLAAALRRKQIELFIDDEQEPQKGDEISPAVSKAIETSAVSIIIFSENYAYSTWCLDELVRILDCKKRNGQTVVPVFYKVSPPAVRKQRLSFGEAFVHHESNFSDKVQVQKWRDSLTQASNISGFYASRSFRNDAELVEKIAEDISKKLKDMADPPNFPSSMASSSCLSSSFTAKCKYDVFLSFGGEETRTGIGSHLAAALRRKQIELFIDDEKEANKGDEISPAVSDAIETSLILIVIFSKDYASSKWCLDELVKILDCLIKNTGQIVVPVFYRIDSSDVHKQKGSFRKAFVHHERNFPDKVQKWREALTKASSISEFFVVDPRNEAGDVEKIAQDISKKVEEMSDSPDLSGFVGLNLQIEKIKSLLCLELGDVRIVGIWGMGGIGKTTIASVIFHQISGDFQGKCFMKNVGEESSKMGVIHVRDEVISQVMGENIKIGTPTITPNIKKRLQQRKVLIVLDDVDDNSKSFAVCLDLFSPGSRIIITTRDKRLLYKRGVQSVCEVKGLKHNSALELFCRKAFRQNNRSPDLLELSEEVAHYANGNPLALQVLGSSLYQKSKEQWKDKLHKLKLITDPNIYKVLKISYDGLNWEEKEIFLDVACFFKGEDVDFVTRVQDDPTSMRNGLNILVEKSLITISDNRLQMHDMLQEIGKTIIRQESFKEPGKRSKLWDHKDVYQVLKKNKGTDAIEGIFFDLSKINYLHLSPHAFANMSSLTLLKFYMPECNGVPVMSSKLHLDQDLEYLSKKLRYLHWHEYPLKTLPFSFKPKCLIELNLPYSKVEQIWIGEKAFKLKFINLYNTRYLTKLPEFSEIPNLERINLSGSNLERLPATIKQFSQLRYLYLRNCNMLQSLPELPLFLSHLDASNCKRLESLPEISPCLEELDISILEKLSKTTFPMKHDCSLMQFEFQNCSELNEDKILADSELRIQRMAIASLRLFYEKEQLYCPSILLPGSEIPKWFTCQDIGPLIALHLPEHCLINLIGVALCAVIDFKHLPPNSWDSFYISCGIHIKMNKHEDFSFSCSLASIRDAIDSDHVILGFSPLRIGGFPVGGGNHNTTVVVDFFPAKVKCCGVSPVYADPNKTEPKTFTLKFAAEIGKLDDKARKIESK, encoded by the exons ATggcttcatcttcttctttatcttcTAGCTTTACTGCTAAAAGCAAGTATGATGTCTTCCTCAGTTTCCTAGGCAAGGATACTGGTATTGGCATTAGGGACCATCTAGCCGCAGCTTTGCGTCGTAAACAAATAGAATTGTTCATTGATGATGAACAAGAACCTCAGAAAGGAGATGAGATTTCGCCTGCCGTTTCGAAGGCAATCGAAACATCAGCTGTTTCCATAATTATCTTCTCAGAAAACTATGCTTATTCAACATGGTGCCTCGATGAACTTGTCAGGATTCTTGATTGCAAGAAACGGAATGGCCAAACCGTGGTGCCGGTTTTCTACAAAGTATCTCCGCCTGCTGTGCGAAAACAGAGGTTGAGTTTCGGAGAAGCTTTTGTTCACCATGAAAGCAACTTTTCGGATAAGGTCCAGGTTCAGAAATGGAGGGATTCATTGACCCAAGCTTCAAATATATCTGGATTTTATGCTTCCAGGTCATTCAG GAATGATGCGGAACTTGTGGAAAAGATTGCTGAAGATATTTCTAAGAAATTGAAAGACATGGCAGACCCCCCTAATTTTCCTTCGTCCATGGCTTCATCTTCTTGTTTATCTTCTAGCTTTACTGCTAAATGCAAGTATGATGTGTTCCTCAGTTTTGGAGGGGAGGAAACTCGTACTGGCATTGGGAGCCATCTAGCTGCAGCTTTACGTCGTAAACAAATAGAATTGTTCATTGATGATGAAAAGGAAGCTAATAAAGGGGATGAGATTTCGCCTGCTGTTTCGGATGCAATCGAAACATCATTAATTTTGATAGTTATCTTCTCAAAAGACTATGCTTCTTCCAAATGGTGCCTCGATGAGCTTGTCAAGATTCTTGATTGCTTGATAAAGAATACTGGCCAAATTGTGGTACCAGTTTTCTACCGAATAGATTCATCTGACGTGCACAAACAGAAGGGCAGTTTTAGAAAAGCTTTTGTCCACCATGAAAGGAACTTCCCAGATAAGGTTCAGAAATGGAGAGAGGCACTGACCAAGGCATCAAGTATTTCTGAATTTTTTGTCGTGGATCCCAG GAATGAGGCGGGAGATGTGGAAAAGATTGCTCAAGATATTTCCAAGAAAGTGGAAGAAATGTCAGATTCACCTGATTTAAGTGGCTTCGTTGGATTAAATTTGCAAATCGAGAAAATTAAATCACTTCTATGTCTCGAATTGGGTGATGTTCGAATTGTAGGAATTTGGGGCATGGGTGGAATCGGTAAAACAACCATTGCTAGTGTTATTTTCCACCAAATTTCTGGGGATTTTCAAGGCAAGTGCTTCATGAAAAACGTCGGAGAAGAATCAAGCAAAATGGGAGTAATACATGTTCGAGATGAGGTTATTTCTCAAGTAATGGgagaaaatatcaaaataggaACTCCCACTATAACCCCAAATATCAAGAAAAGGCTCCAACAGAGGAAAGTGCTGATCGTTCTTGATGATGTCGATGATAACTCTAAAAGTTTTGCTGTATGTTTAGATCTATTTAGCCCTGGAAGTAGAATCATTATAACTACTAGAGATAAACGGCTACTTTATAAACGTGGAGTACAAAGCGTATGTGAGGTTAAGGGGTTGAAACACAATTCTGCACTTGAGCTCTTTTGTAGAAAAGCCTTTAGACAAAACAATCGCTCTCCTGATCTCCTGGAGCTCTCAGAGGAGGTAGCGCATTATGCCAATGGCAATCCATTAGCTCTTCAAGTTTTGGGTTCTTCTCTTTATCAAAAGAGCAAAGAACAGTGGAAAGATAAATTGCATAAGTTGAAATTGATTACTGATCCCAATATTTATAAGGTGTTGAAAATCAGTTATGATGGACTAAATTGGGAAGAGAAGGAAATATTTCTTGATGTCGCATGTTTCTTCAAAGGAGAAGATGTAGACTTTGTGACAAGGGTACAAGATGATCCTACATCAATGCGAAATGGACTGAACATTCTTGTTGAGAAGTCACTCATTACAATTTCTGACAACCGGCTGCAAATGCATGATATGTTGCAAGAAATAGGTAAGACAATTATTCGTCAAGAATCTTTCAAAGAACCAGGCAAACGTAGCAAATTATGGGATCACAAGGATGTCTATCAAGtgctaaagaaaaataag gGGACTGATGCAATTGAGGGCATATTCTTTGATTTGTCCAAAATAAACTACCTTCATCTAAGTCCTCACGCATTTGCAAATATGTCAAGTCTCACATTGCTTAAGTTCTATATGCCAGAGTGTAATGGTGTTCCAGTTATGAGCTCTAAATTACATCTTGACCAAGATCTTGAATATCTTTCCAAGAAATTGAGATATCTCCATTGGCATGAATATCCTTTGAAAACACtgccattttctttcaaacccaAGTGCCTAATTGAGCTCAACTTGCCTTACAGTAAAGTTGAACAAATCTGGATAGGAGAAAAG GCTTTcaagttaaaatttatcaacctCTATAATACACGATATCTCACAAAGTTGCCAGAATTTTCAGAAATCCCAAATCTTGAGAGAATAAATCTAAGTGGAAGTAACTTGGAGAGGTTACCTGCAACCATCAAGCAATTTTCACAGCTGAGATATCTCTACTTGAGAAATTGCAATATGCTTCAGTCATTACCAGAGCTTCCATTGTTTCTAAGTCATTTAGATGCAAGTAATTGCAAGCGGCTCGAATCTTTGCCAGAGATTTCACCATGTCTAGAAGAACTAGATATATCCATACTCGAAAAGTTATCCAAAACTACATTTCCTATGAAGCATGATTGCTCTTTAATGCAGTTTGAATTTCAGAATTGCTCGGAACTAAATGAAGACAAGATTTTGGCAGATTCAGAGCTAAGAATTCAGCGTATGGCAATTGCATCATTGAGACTATTTTATGAAAAG gAACAACTCTATTGTCCCAGCATACTGTTACCTGGGAGCGAAATTCCTAAGTGGTTCACATGTCAAGATATTGGACCTTTAATAGCTCTTCACCTGCCAGAGCATTGTTTAATCAACTTAATTGGGGTTGCACTTTGTGCTGTTATTGATTTTAAGCATCTTCCTCCTAATAGTTGGGATTCTTTCTACATCAGCTGTGGAATCCacattaaaatgaataaacacGAAGATTTTTCTTTCAGTTGCTCTTTAGCTAGTATTCGCGACGCCATTGATTCAGATCATGTCATACTTGGATTTAGTCCCTTGAGGATAGGTGGGTTTCCTGTCGGTGGTGGTAATCACAACACAACTGTCGTGGTTGATTTCTTCCCTGCTAAGGTGAAATGTTGTGGGGTGAGTCCAGTATATGCAGATCCCAACAAGACCGAACCCAAAACTTTTACTCTAAAATTTGCTGCCGAAATTGGGAAATTGGATGATAAGgcaagaaaaattgaaagcaagtAA